TTGAAAATGTTCCCATCACCTGAAACCTCCTACACCTATTTAATTTGACGCTTTTTCTACAGCCCGTGTTAATCAATTCACCACTGGTCCCAGCctgattcaagtgaagcccgtcccaacggaacagctccctcttaccccatgaATCAATGCCCAATGAATCAAAACCAATTCCTCCCACATCAATCTTtaagccacgcgttcatctctgaTATCATTTGCGCTATGCAAATTTTCTGATGGCTCAGGCAGTAACCCACAGATTATTACGTTAGTGGTTCTGCTTATGAATTTAGTGCCTAGCTGCTTAtactctcagcagaacctcctttTTGCATACCAACATCATTGCTACctgtgtggaccacgacaactggatcttcccctcccactccaattcctctccagcccagaggagatgtccttaaccctggcagggGACAGGCAACATGGCCTTTAGGACTCTCGCTCTCGGTTGCAGAGAAAAGTATCTATCCCCCTTAATTTACTTCCTCTACCACTAATATTACTTTTTATTTTCGCCACTTGAACTGTCCCCctataccacggtgctgtggtcagtttgcccattcttcctgcagtccctgctctcgtccacacacggAGCAAGAGGATCGAACCTGTTTGACAATAGCAAGCGTggaggctcctccatcacccaaCTGTCACGGACCAACTTTGAATTATTTCAccgaaggggtgtgactgcctgctggaacacagtgtccaggtaactctcccattCCCTGCTGTATCagggtctgaagctcggactccagctcgtcAACTCTGAACCTAACTTGTGTCGCTATAAACATTTAACCAATGGAAGCTCTCAGCACAAGGGGCGAATTGTCTGGCAATGCTCAGCGCCCTCTGCATACTCGAAGGACGTCTAACAAGATTCTCAGTACAAACCCCCAGAGCTCCTGTTGCACAATTACTGGAGAGCCAAAACAGCAGCATGTTGTGAAATGAATGCCCTCCTCCATTCCATCAACAACCAGAGTGATCTGTAGAAGATCAGCCTTCAAGTCTCCATCACTGACTCAGCTCGGAGTGTACTTCACGTGACCTCAACCGAATGAAGCCTGTAAATTCCattcggtcagcttctgtctgcggCCTTGGAGTCTTGTACCTGCCACAGTGGCAAGGAACACTTCATTTACACAGGCCCTCACGGTTTAATTAGGATTTACTCGGTTTCCATTGGGAGGGCATGTCAGACCATTCTTGGGGCTTTTTGTTTACCGAAAAGCCATGAATGGAGATTAAGTGTAACTGAATTATAGGGCGAGTTTGAAATACAGAGACCAGGGGAAGGgcttgggttagaaacatagaaaataggtgcaggagtaggccattcggcccttcgagcctgcactgtcattcaataaaagcatggctgatcattccctcagaagccatttcctgctttctccccataccccttgatctgcttagccataagggccatatctaactccctcttgaatatatccaatgaactggcgtcaacaactctgcggctgggaattccataagttaacaactcagtgaagaagtttctcctcatctcaatcgtaaatggcctaccctaagactaggtcccctggatctggacttccaacatcgggaaaattcttcccgcatctaacttgtccagtcctgtcagaatcttaaatttctatgagaccccctcatccttctaaactccaatgaataaaggcccagttaatccagtctctccttatgacagtgcagccatccctggaatcattccagtgaagctttgctgcactccctcaataggaagaacttccttcctcagattaagagaccaaaattgaacacaatattcctggtgaggcctcactaaggccgtgtacaactgcagtaagacctctctgctcctatattcaaatcctctagctatgaaggccaacataccatttgccatcttcaccacctactgctgtacttgcatgctcactttgtgactgatgaaccatgacacccaggtctcgttgcacctccccttttcctaatctgctgccattcagataatattctgccttcgtgcttttgcccccaaaatggataacctcatttatccacattatactgcatctgccatgaatttgcccacttagctaacctgtccaagacaccctccagccttttagcgtcctccttacagcttacaccgccacctagatttttggagatattacactcaattccttcatctaaatcgttaatgtatattgtaaggagctttggtcccagcactgagccctgcggctcagtcactgcctgccattctgaaaaggacccgttcatcccacctctgcttcctgtccgccaaccagttctctatccacgtcattacattaccccaataccatgcgctttgattttgcacaccaatctcatgtgggaccttgtcaaaatccttttgaaagtccaaatacaccacatccactggttcgcccttgtccactctactagttacatcctcaaaaaattccagaagattcgttaagcatgatttccctttcataaatccatgctgacttggtgcgatgtggtcactgctttgcaaaggcgctgctatttcatccttaatttattccaacattttccccactactgatagaccagttagcctgataattacccattttctctccctcctttttaaaagaaaaaagtgtgttacattacctaccctccagtctataggaactgatccagagtcggtggactattgggaaatgatcaccaatgcatccactatttctaggaccacttaactacactcggatgcagactatcggccttcaatcccttaaaTTTCCCaccgaaggatatccttcagttcctcctcactggacGCACTGCGGTTTTAGGGTCAGAGTTCAAGTGAGGAGGCCAAGGTAGCTGATTTACAACCTTTTGTCTTTTACACCATTATACTTGTCCTGCCACTTTATGACTAATAGAGATGCAATACGTCACCATATCCCACCCTATACTGCCTGGGCTACTGACCCATCCTCTGGGACAAACTGTGGTCTGGAACAGTTTGCCAACTGCCGCAGTTTGGGGGAGCTTGGATTGAAATTCTCAATCCGCATCATTCCTGTGGGTGCCAGTCACATTTGCCCCGATCGGTGAGACATAAGGACCCTGGAGACCTGCAGCTCTCCCGGCtcccaggactgggagaaatttagaactcagcagaggaggacaaagggtttgattcgggcagtgaaaatagagtacgagaggaagcttgcagggaacattaaaatggactgcaaaagcttctgtagatatgtaaagagaaaacggttagtagagacaaacataagtcccctgcagtcagaatcaggggaagtcataacggggaacaaagaaatggcggaccaattgaatgagtactttggtttggtattcactaaggaggacacaaacaaccttccggatataaaaggggtcagagggtctagtaagaaggaggaactgagggaaatccttattagtcgggaaattatgttggggaaattgatgggattgaaggccgataaattccctgggcctgatcgactgcatcccagagtactggaggtggccttggaaatagcggatgcattgacagtcattttccaacattccatagacactggatcagttcctatggagtggaaggtagccactataaccccactttttaaaaaggagaaaaaacaaggaattatagaccggtcagcctgacatcagtagtggataaaatgatggtatcaattattaaggatgtcatagcatttgTAAAGaggtaggtccaagtcagcagggatttgtgaaagggaaattatgcttgacaaatcttctagaaacatcctcaaaaaattccagtagagtggacaagggagaaccagttgatgtggtatatttggacgagaaggctttcgacaaggtcccacataagagattaatgtgcaaagttaaagcacatgggattgggggtagtgtgctgacgtggattgagaactggttggcagacaggaagaaaagagtaggagtaaatgggtactttttagaatggcaggcagtgactaatggggtactgcaaggttctctgctggggccccagcggtttacattgtaaattaatgatttagacgaggggattaaatgtagtatctccaaatttgtggaggaCACCAAGttaagtggcagtgtgagctgcgagaaggatgctaggaggctgcagagtgacttggataggttagatgagtgggcaaatgcatggcagatgaagtagtgtggataaatgtgaggttatccactttggtggtaaaaaacagacagacttatctgaatggcaacagattaggaaaagggaaggtgcaacaggacctggtgtcatggtacatcagtcattgaaggttagcatgcaggtacagcaggtggttaagaaagcaaatggcatgttgccttcatagcaaggggatttgactacagggcagtgaggtgttactacagttgtacagggccttggtgaggccacacctggagtattctgtacagttttggtctcctaacttgagggacattcttgctattgagggagtgcagcaaaggttcaccaaacagattcccaagatggcaggaccaatctatcaagaaagaccacatcaactgggcttgtattcgagttcagaagaatgaggggattgcaaacatttaaaattctgatggtttagacaagttggatgcagggagaatgttcccaatgttggggaagtccacaaccagggctcacagtttaataagaggtaagccatttagtaccgagataataacttcttcacccagagaagtgaacctgtggaattttctaccaaagTTGTAgaagtcaattcactaaatatattcaaaaaggagttggatgtaatgCTTCCATGGGGCAACACTCAACGTTCTGCCTCTACCCAAAGGACAGCCCACACTGTGCATCCATGCTCTCATGGAAGCAACAATGGCACACAGACACATCCCAAGGGACAGTTCAATGCAAGCGCTCCAGTCCTTCCCGCTCGACATACAGACCCACACGAGCCTTGCCCTGAACTTGACTGGAGCGGCAGCAGCGATTGTCAAAACTACTAACAAATTAACTCACTGGAAAGCACAGTAAAATCCAGCCAGTATTTGAAAGATAACACGAGACCAGGGCTCATCTATAACAGGAGTTTATTATCCAACAGACACATCTACAGTTCCATAGAGCTGCACTCGGAGCCCACCCTGCGGCGATGGTCCATTTTCCACATGGCGACAGTCCCGACCAACAGGGCCATGGAGAGCAGCGCTATTCCAACCGCTACTCCAGGAAGGACATGGGAGGGGGAATCAGCAAcagtatctgtggggagaagccagggttagatgggcaccagttactgcatcactgcacacagttggagggtcctcctttacctttctcttcCTGGGGGATTCGCACAGACAGTCTCTGCTCATCTTCCAGGAAAATGATGGGTCCTTCAGCGGTCACCAAGGTTCCAGGCCGGGAATCAGCGCTTCTTCGGTTCCCTGGGGGGACGAGGGAAAAGAGACAAGAGTTCAAGGTGGATGATTTACTGCTGAGCTGCCTGAAACCCCCAATCAGATGTTCAAACCGATGGCCGAATGCAAAAATCGTCAGGCACCAAAGAGGGAGGAAATTAGACTGTCGTTAAACACAGTTCATTCCGTCAGACTAAGATTCACTCCCTATTCCGAGAAAGACCCTTTTCGACCGAGCAAATTTTGCAGTCGTTGATTGTATCATGGCGAGACTGGTCTCCTGGGGAGAGGATTAGGACTAGTTTGACCAGCGGTTACACTGGACATCCACACATGGTGCAGGTCTCCCCCGCCTCCAGATAATGGTCCGGTCCCACCCTGGAACTCCTGGTTACAGCAGGATGCTGGATAAATGTTCTTGAACCCCAGTGGTGGATTCCATTCAGACCCAGGGCACGATATTATCAGACCCGCTGAGCCAGACTGCTATTCTGCAGTAAACTAACTGGCGAACAGTAGAGCCGGCAGATTGGCGACACTCCTCCTGTGCGCAGTGTCGGGCCCTTGCTGAATGTCCCAGCGTCCAAAGGTCCCTCACCCACCCTCCATCAGGGTTCAGTTTCCAGTCAGATCCCAGGTACTTACTGGGGCTGCAGGGAGCCGTgcagttctctcgggtggatgggtagcaaacctcagcactgcagtggaagtaaACCTGGAAAGAGAGAGTGCAGTCTGGTCAGTGCCACAGCTCCCAGTCAGGAGATTAATGTTTCTACATTCAAAGGTAGAACAGGGTTTGCCTCAGTTAGCGAGACCCCGGGAACAAGTTCAACCAAGTGACCGAGAGAAACTCAAAGAAACTCACCTCCCCGGTCAGAGCCCGGCCCGAAACTCGGTCCCAGAAAGCGAAAGTGCTGACTACAAACCGGTTATGGTGAGTTGGGAACCGCAAATGGGAAGCGGCGTCTACCGGGAGGAGCAGGGTTTTGTAATTGTCGCCCACAAATGGGCACCTGGAACAGAGAAAGAGGGGGTTATATGGGGAGGGGGGCACCTGgaacagaacatagaaacatagaaaataggtgcaggagcaggccattcagcccttctagcctgcaccgccattcaatgagttcatggctgaacatgaaacttcagtacccccttcctgctttctcgccataacccttgatcccctgagtagtaaggacttcatctaactcccttttgaatatatttagtgaattggcctcaactactttctgtggtag
This DNA window, taken from Pristiophorus japonicus isolate sPriJap1 chromosome 5, sPriJap1.hap1, whole genome shotgun sequence, encodes the following:
- the LOC139264192 gene encoding zona pellucida sperm-binding protein 4-like, encoding LGSVTRDSPFRLHVQCSYKGSQESDLLVKPRVYTLSPPLPATETGILVLELRIARDGGYRSWYVASDYPILSVLRDPVFVEVRVLNRNDPSLVLVLDACWATPTPEPYSGLRWDLLVSRCPFVGDNYKTLLLPVDAASHLRFPTHHNRFVVSTFAFWDRVSGRALTGEVYFHCSAEVCYPSTRENCTAPCSPRNRRSADSRPGTLVTAEGPIIFLEDEQRLSVRIPQEEKGKGGPSNCVQ